One Cicer arietinum cultivar CDC Frontier isolate Library 1 chromosome 8, Cicar.CDCFrontier_v2.0, whole genome shotgun sequence DNA segment encodes these proteins:
- the LOC101513257 gene encoding protein PSK SIMULATOR 1 — protein sequence MALETLLIRVKTAFSNPNKTTPSFKTNPKRIAVLAFEVAGVMSKLLHLWQSLSDANIVRLQNDIVSLEGVLKLISNDKSFLLKLAVAEYCDSLRLVADSVTRLSQNCNDPILKTFHRVFTEFADSGFDSVAWTLTNPKEIESKHRRMERYVTLTLTLHKEIDELSLLESTLRKALLNNNKSKNNKNKISDLEQKIFWLKQEVKNLKEKSLWNKGFDNVVLLLARFVFTLLARIKVVFGIGNGQSQSQHLPYLSRSLSASATVHPSGQQNLENSMNFVSGSLKSFKLDEKKEDLKSGFFDSNCKNLENSINFLSGPLKSLNLDEKKEDLKSGFFDSNCMVLKPPKGSLGDSALSLHYANLIIVMEKMIKSPQLVGVDARDDLYAMLPNSVRSSLRLRLKGSIGFCACDPLLANEWKIALGRILCWLLPLAHNMIRWQSERSFEEKRLVLKKSNVLLLQTLFFADKVKIEAAITELLVGLNYVWRFEREMTSKALFECSNNFNGFLSLYKSN from the coding sequence atggCCCTCGAAACTTTACTCATAAGAGTAAAAACTGCGTTTTCAAACCCAAACAAAACGACACCGTCGTTTAAAACAAACCCAAAACGCATCGCCGTTTTAGCATTCGAAGTCGCCGGAGTTATGTCGAAGCTTCTCCATCTCTGGCAATCACTTTCCGACGCAAATATCGTTCGTCTCCAAAACGACATCGTTTCACTCGAAGGCGTTTTGAAATTAATCTCAAACGACAAGTCGTTTCTTCTCAAACTCGCTGTCGCTGAGTATTGTGACTCGCTCCGACTCGTTGCTGACTCGGTCACTCGACTCAGTCAAAACTGCAACGACCCAATATTGAAAACTTTCCACCGAGTTTTCACTGAGTTCGCTGACTCGGGGTTTGACTCAGTCGCGTGGACCCTCACAAACCCAAAAGAAATCGAATCAAAACATAGAAGAATGGAACGTTACGTGACTCTCACGTTAACTCTTCATAAAGAAATAGATGAGCTTTCACTTTTAGAAAGCACGTTGAGAAAAGCActtctcaacaacaacaaaagcaaaaacaacaaaaacaaaatcagtGATCTTGAGCAAAAGATTTTCTGGCTGAAACAAGAAGTGAAGAATCTCAAAGAAAAATCTTTATGGAACAAAGGTTTTGACAATGTTGTTCTTTTACTTGCAAGGTTTGTTTTCACTTTGTTAGCAAGAATTAAGGTTGTTTTTGGAATTGGTAATGGTCAAAGTCAAAGTCAACATTTACCTTATTTATCACGAAGTTTATCAGCTTCAGCCACAGTTCATCCTTCTGGTCAACAAAATCTTGAGAATTCAATGAATTTTGTATCTGGGTCATTAAAAAGTTTCAAACTTGATGAAAAAAAAGAGGATTTAAAAAGTGGGTTTTTTGATTCAAATTGCAAAAATCttgaaaattcaataaattttttatctggGCCATTAAAAAGTTTGAATCTTGATGAGAAAAAAGAGGATTTAAAAAGTGGGTTTTTTGATTCAAATTGCATGGTGTTGAAACCACCAAAAGGTAGTTTAGGTGATTCAGCTTTATCATTACATTATGCTAATTTGATTATTGTTATGGAAAAGATGATAAAATCACCTCAATTAGTTGGTGTTGATGCAAGAGATGATTTATATGCTATGTTACCAAATAGTGTAAGATCATCATTGAGGTTAAGGTTGAAAGGTTCAATTGGTTTTTGTGCTTGTGATCCTTTGTTGGCTAATGAATGGAAAATTGCTTTGGGAAGGATACTTTGTTGGTTGTTACCTTTGGCACATAATATGATTAGGTGGCAAAGTGAAAGGAGCTTTGAAGAAAAGAGATTGGTTTTGAAGAAATCTAATGTGTTGCTTTTGCAAACATTGTTTTTTGCTGATAAAGTCAAGATAGAAGCTGCTATAACTGAGTTGCTTGTTGGTTTGAATTATGTTTGGAGATTTGAGAGAGAAATGACTTCTAAGGCTTTGTTTGAATGTAGCAATAATTTTAATGGGTTTTTAAGTTTGTATAAATCCAACTAA